A genomic stretch from Synergistaceae bacterium includes:
- a CDS encoding formimidoylglutamase translates to MAFILNKADRDLFYSRNDPKDRRLGELIHRAKIDNLRKADIVIVGIPEDRGILANKGRAGAAKGPDEIRRRLYRLTPGFNMDFDRLRVVDIGNLSTNELTLEEVHLAAQELVSEIVSHGAIPIVIGGGHDLTYPGVAGLVQGASIKKDGLGLINVDSHLDVRTDENGINSGTSFYRALTQLPDKALLGSSFVEFGIQEQYNSPYYYNWVREQGATVVTLREVSERVMESFLQSLSIVGRRGHTVALSLDIDAVRSTEAPGASASNPSGLKAPELDKIAYLAGRSSQIRYLDIMEVSPPLDEDHRTAALAASSIFWFLRGVSER, encoded by the coding sequence ATGGCCTTTATTCTGAACAAGGCGGACAGGGATCTGTTTTACAGCCGAAACGATCCTAAAGACCGCAGGCTCGGGGAACTTATACATCGGGCTAAAATCGATAATCTCCGTAAAGCGGACATAGTAATAGTCGGCATACCCGAAGATCGCGGTATATTGGCAAATAAAGGCCGTGCCGGCGCAGCGAAGGGACCGGATGAAATACGCCGGCGCCTGTACAGGCTTACTCCTGGATTCAACATGGATTTCGACCGTTTGAGGGTCGTAGATATTGGCAACCTCTCCACAAATGAACTTACTCTTGAAGAGGTACACCTTGCGGCACAGGAACTGGTGTCCGAAATTGTTTCGCATGGTGCTATCCCGATAGTGATAGGAGGCGGCCATGACCTGACATATCCTGGGGTGGCCGGGCTAGTTCAAGGGGCCTCCATTAAAAAAGACGGACTGGGGCTTATCAACGTAGACTCTCATCTTGACGTCAGGACAGACGAAAACGGCATCAACAGCGGGACTTCCTTTTACCGCGCCTTGACACAGCTTCCGGACAAGGCCCTGCTTGGCAGCAGCTTCGTGGAATTTGGCATACAGGAACAGTATAACTCTCCATATTACTATAACTGGGTCCGGGAACAGGGCGCAACTGTTGTTACACTGAGGGAGGTCTCAGAGCGCGTGATGGAATCTTTCCTTCAGTCACTTAGCATCGTCGGGAGAAGAGGGCACACTGTGGCACTGTCTCTCGACATAGATGCGGTGCGCAGCACGGAGGCGCCCGGCGCCTCTGCCAGCAATCCGAGCGGATTGAAAGCCCCTGAACTGGACAAGATAGCATATCTTGCGGGACGCAGTTCGCAGATCCGCTATCTGGATATTATGGAGGTATCGCCGCCTCTTGACGAAGACCACCGCACTGCGGCATTGGCGGCATCATCGATATTCTGGTTTTTGCGCGGGGTCAGCGAAAGGTAA
- a CDS encoding BCCT family transporter, translated as MSQEKEKKNIRYEIFVPSFIIIGGAALLGFFNNKMLTSIASATFDWSLTSFGWLYQLISVVAIILVGVITFSKIGSIRIGGKDAKPEFSFLSWFAMALTGVIATGIITYGVNEPIIYLGNIYGETAKLGLKPGDPELVWFSIGRCFYNWTFFPYAMYCISGILAAYLYFNKKKPLTVTATLEPLFGSRIHSFTWLIDNLSLLAIVLGLASSLGAGLALIGSGAEVAWGIKQSPMVWLIIAGITTALFTVASYLGLDKGIKRLADLNSKIFFVLLFFLIIMGPTLYILRTSVASLGYWLQNFWVWAFDPGDIGGDALVKWWTLYDWAIWIAYAPLMGLFLAMISYGRTIRQFMIVNWILPCVFGLLWFGVWGSTAISWQLEGRLDLIGAITASGAVAGLWVFLKAFPLGTILVPVVMLTLMLSFATAADVMTTTIASICTKDLKHGEEPPAWQKILWGLSIGAIAFFMVAFAGGEQGVDGVKFLAAAGGAMVLFIFVLQVISTFKVFFYDKNSD; from the coding sequence ATGTCTCAGGAGAAAGAGAAAAAAAATATTCGTTATGAAATATTTGTTCCATCCTTTATTATCATTGGCGGCGCAGCGTTGCTGGGATTCTTTAACAACAAAATGCTTACGAGCATCGCTTCGGCCACATTCGATTGGTCTCTTACGAGTTTCGGCTGGCTGTATCAGCTTATTTCCGTAGTTGCTATTATTCTGGTCGGCGTAATCACCTTCTCGAAGATCGGTTCTATCCGTATCGGAGGAAAAGATGCAAAACCTGAATTCTCGTTCCTTTCGTGGTTTGCGATGGCACTTACCGGGGTTATTGCAACAGGCATTATCACTTATGGTGTAAATGAGCCCATTATTTATCTCGGGAATATTTACGGAGAGACGGCGAAACTTGGCCTAAAACCCGGAGATCCAGAATTGGTATGGTTCTCTATAGGACGCTGTTTCTATAACTGGACGTTTTTCCCTTACGCCATGTACTGTATTTCAGGCATCCTGGCAGCATACCTATATTTTAATAAAAAGAAACCGTTGACAGTAACTGCAACACTAGAGCCGCTTTTTGGCAGCAGGATCCATTCTTTTACATGGCTGATTGACAATCTTTCTCTTCTCGCAATAGTCCTGGGACTGGCATCCTCCCTTGGTGCAGGGCTTGCCCTGATTGGCTCAGGTGCGGAAGTAGCCTGGGGAATAAAGCAGAGCCCAATGGTATGGCTCATAATAGCCGGAATTACAACGGCCCTTTTTACCGTAGCTTCTTATCTTGGACTGGACAAAGGGATCAAGCGCCTGGCTGATTTAAACTCAAAAATATTCTTTGTCCTTCTGTTCTTTTTGATCATAATGGGACCGACTCTTTATATCCTGAGGACCAGTGTTGCAAGTCTTGGCTACTGGCTGCAGAATTTCTGGGTTTGGGCCTTCGACCCCGGTGACATCGGCGGTGACGCGCTTGTAAAATGGTGGACACTTTATGATTGGGCAATTTGGATAGCCTACGCTCCGCTGATGGGGCTTTTCCTTGCCATGATCTCATATGGCCGGACTATTCGCCAATTTATGATAGTCAACTGGATTCTTCCTTGTGTATTTGGTCTTTTATGGTTCGGCGTGTGGGGAAGCACCGCTATTTCATGGCAGCTTGAAGGCCGTTTGGATCTGATAGGAGCTATTACTGCCAGCGGCGCTGTAGCAGGTCTTTGGGTTTTCCTTAAAGCATTTCCTTTGGGAACGATCCTTGTCCCGGTAGTAATGCTGACTCTCATGCTATCCTTTGCGACAGCGGCAGATGTGATGACAACTACGATTGCATCTATCTGCACAAAGGATCTTAAACACGGGGAAGAACCGCCGGCATGGCAGAAAATCCTCTGGGGACTATCGATAGGAGCCATTGCTTTCTTTATGGTTGCATTTGCAGGCGGGGAACAAGGGGTTGACGGAGTCAAATTTCTTGCAGCCGCCGGTGGGGCCATGGTTCTCTTTATATTTGTGCTGCAGGTAATTTCTACATTTAAGGTGTTTTTCTATGATAAAAACTCGGATTAA
- a CDS encoding aromatic amino acid ammonia-lyase, whose product MNRASSIKEVCLGGEVRLCELIAVARYGAKVSFNDTYKKRVMECRKLVENLVKENRRIYGVTTGLGDNVKRVIPEKDAIKYQENMILTHCTNVGEPLDREAVRAIIFVMLLNMGSGYSGVRLEILEHLAEFLNKNIIPWTPAHGSVGYLGAEAHIAMVLLGKGRAYYNGELLDGAEALKCAGTTAINPSYKEGLSLISGGTSATALAALAAYDAANLTATADVVASCTLEALGGNLTAFDERIMGVKHQPEQWISAQHVNKILKDSAVIKEFGGQNLQDALSLRCIPQAHGAVRKTVSDALRAVENELNSCDDNPIIHPSGEALSGCNCDAGFIGIESDSICIAMGYLAKISERRTDRMLNEHVSGLPPFLVASAGENSGYMILQYSSAALLGELRVLAHPASVDSVPTCAFQEDYVSMGYNAALKARQVVRLAEYILGNELLTAAQAAELRIHKECLLSSVTAAVNKAVREKAPFMENDHYISPDMEWAMELVHSGRVRAIAEEQIGLMS is encoded by the coding sequence ATGAACAGAGCCAGCAGTATCAAAGAAGTATGTCTCGGCGGGGAAGTCCGTCTTTGTGAACTTATCGCCGTTGCACGCTATGGGGCCAAAGTGTCTTTCAACGATACTTATAAGAAACGTGTCATGGAATGCAGGAAGCTTGTTGAGAATTTAGTAAAGGAAAACCGCCGCATTTATGGCGTCACTACAGGTTTGGGAGATAACGTAAAACGTGTTATTCCTGAAAAAGATGCCATTAAATATCAGGAGAATATGATACTTACACACTGCACGAATGTTGGCGAACCCCTGGACAGGGAAGCTGTCCGTGCAATCATATTTGTGATGCTTCTGAACATGGGGAGCGGTTATTCAGGAGTCAGATTGGAAATACTTGAACATCTTGCTGAATTCCTTAATAAAAATATTATCCCGTGGACACCCGCACATGGTTCTGTCGGATACTTAGGTGCAGAGGCGCATATAGCGATGGTTCTCCTTGGCAAGGGACGTGCCTATTATAACGGAGAACTTCTTGACGGTGCCGAAGCACTTAAATGCGCTGGCACAACTGCAATTAATCCGAGCTATAAAGAAGGGTTATCCCTAATCAGCGGAGGTACGTCAGCTACGGCTCTTGCTGCTCTTGCAGCCTATGACGCAGCGAATCTTACCGCAACTGCAGACGTTGTCGCCTCTTGTACATTAGAGGCTCTTGGAGGTAACCTGACCGCTTTTGACGAAAGGATCATGGGTGTCAAGCATCAGCCCGAACAATGGATATCGGCTCAGCATGTAAATAAAATCCTTAAAGACAGCGCGGTTATCAAGGAATTCGGGGGACAGAACCTACAGGATGCGCTGAGCCTGAGGTGTATACCTCAGGCTCACGGAGCTGTTCGCAAAACAGTCTCTGATGCGCTTAGAGCCGTAGAGAACGAGCTGAATTCATGTGATGACAACCCGATAATCCATCCTTCCGGCGAAGCATTAAGCGGATGTAACTGTGACGCTGGTTTTATCGGTATTGAATCAGATTCTATATGTATAGCAATGGGATATCTCGCAAAGATATCTGAACGCCGGACAGACAGGATGCTGAACGAGCATGTCAGTGGACTGCCGCCGTTCCTTGTTGCATCTGCAGGTGAGAACAGCGGCTATATGATACTTCAGTATTCATCAGCGGCTTTGCTTGGAGAGCTCAGGGTCCTGGCTCACCCTGCATCTGTAGATTCTGTGCCTACCTGTGCATTCCAGGAAGATTATGTAAGCATGGGGTACAATGCGGCATTAAAAGCAAGACAGGTTGTCAGGCTTGCTGAATATATACTTGGAAATGAGCTGCTTACGGCAGCTCAGGCTGCGGAACTCAGAATACATAAGGAGTGTCTCCTTTCAAGCGTTACTGCTGCCGTAAATAAAGCTGTCAGGGAAAAAGCTCCGTTTATGGAGAATGATCACTATATATCCCCTGATATGGAATGGGCAATGGAACTGGTCCACTCCGGGAGAGTAAGGGCTATTGCCGAGGAACAGATAGGACTGATGTCCTAA
- the hydG gene encoding [FeFe] hydrogenase H-cluster radical SAM maturase HydG has product MYDPKQFHDSSFIDDAEILSSLEEAKALAKDKKAVRALLEKARECHGLTHREAAVLLEITDKELEEELYALAKEIKERIYGRRIVLFAPLYVSNYCINDCVYCGFHKGNTQMCRKKLTMEEIDQEADAILALGHKRIAMEAGEDPVNIPLDYIIDCMKRVYAYKNSRGDSIRRINVNIAATTVEEYKRLKAADIGTFILFQETFHRPTYQKMHPRGPKSNYDWHTTALHRAQEGGIDDVGTGVLYGLYDYKYEAVAQLLLAEHLEKTLGVGPHTISVPRLREAEGVELEKFPYLTTDEQFLRIIAVIRVATPYTGMILSTRETPETRRRALDLGISQVSAGSCTGIGGYHKEIGQPKQPDTAQFKVSDERTPDEVLTWLCEDGYIPSYCTACYRQGRTGDRFMSLAKSGQIRNICQPNAILTFKEYLIGYGSDHLKELGEKVIEKEVECIPNEKARELTKERLKKLEEGAQDLYF; this is encoded by the coding sequence ATGTACGATCCAAAACAGTTCCACGATTCGTCTTTTATTGACGACGCAGAGATATTGAGTTCGCTTGAGGAAGCAAAAGCCCTTGCCAAAGACAAAAAGGCCGTTCGTGCCTTACTGGAAAAAGCAAGGGAGTGCCATGGCCTGACACACAGAGAGGCGGCGGTCCTGCTCGAAATTACAGACAAAGAGCTTGAAGAAGAGCTATACGCCCTCGCGAAGGAGATCAAGGAGCGTATATACGGACGGCGTATAGTTTTGTTCGCGCCGCTGTACGTATCCAACTACTGCATAAACGACTGTGTATACTGCGGATTCCACAAAGGCAATACGCAAATGTGCAGAAAGAAACTCACTATGGAAGAGATCGACCAGGAGGCGGATGCGATCCTGGCGCTTGGGCACAAGAGGATCGCAATGGAGGCAGGGGAAGATCCTGTAAATATTCCTCTCGACTATATCATCGACTGCATGAAGCGCGTATATGCCTACAAAAACAGCCGGGGTGATTCAATTCGCCGTATAAATGTAAACATCGCAGCAACGACCGTTGAGGAATATAAACGCCTCAAGGCAGCTGACATCGGCACCTTCATCCTGTTTCAGGAGACGTTCCACAGGCCGACATACCAGAAGATGCACCCGAGAGGGCCGAAGAGCAATTACGACTGGCACACGACGGCGCTGCACAGGGCACAGGAAGGCGGCATAGATGATGTTGGGACCGGCGTCCTCTATGGACTTTACGATTACAAATATGAAGCAGTGGCTCAGCTCCTTCTTGCCGAACACCTTGAAAAGACGCTTGGCGTCGGGCCACACACTATTTCAGTCCCGCGCCTGCGTGAGGCAGAGGGTGTCGAACTTGAAAAATTCCCATATCTCACTACCGATGAGCAGTTTCTTCGTATCATTGCAGTAATAAGGGTAGCAACTCCTTACACCGGGATGATACTTTCGACCCGTGAAACGCCTGAAACGCGCCGCCGTGCACTTGATCTCGGGATATCACAGGTAAGTGCAGGCTCATGCACAGGCATAGGAGGCTACCACAAGGAAATCGGCCAACCTAAGCAGCCTGATACGGCCCAGTTCAAGGTGTCAGACGAAAGGACTCCGGACGAGGTGCTCACATGGCTCTGTGAGGACGGTTATATCCCAAGCTACTGTACTGCCTGCTACAGGCAGGGGCGCACGGGCGACCGTTTCATGTCCCTCGCCAAGTCGGGACAGATACGCAATATTTGCCAGCCGAACGCGATACTCACGTTCAAGGAATATTTGATAGGCTATGGATCAGACCACCTCAAGGAACTTGGGGAAAAAGTCATTGAAAAGGAAGTCGAATGCATACCCAACGAGAAAGCCAGGGAGCTTACAAAGGAACGTCTCAAGAAGCTGGAAGAGGGAGCGCAGGACTTATATTTCTAG
- a CDS encoding GntR family transcriptional regulator, whose amino-acid sequence MSFFQNESLRKQLYDYIKQKINAGELKRGDMINQKELSEELGISRTPFRDCMIQLESEGLVTIIPCKGVIVRYLTFEEIMEVQEIGAALEGMAYELAFGTARKYCIDKLTAIVSDVQTRLEKGDVSLCYEKNQEFHTLILDRCPNKQIVTTLVKMRERLYDFPRHDLAPVLKWEKIFWQEHLNQIKILREGTAKEFGEYDRNVHWGIKGKEGYWETLFNVPAGSVNKYFHERSIDS is encoded by the coding sequence ATGTCTTTTTTTCAAAATGAATCCTTAAGAAAACAACTTTATGACTATATAAAACAAAAAATCAACGCCGGAGAACTCAAGCGCGGAGATATGATCAATCAGAAAGAACTGTCTGAAGAACTCGGAATAAGCAGGACTCCTTTCAGAGACTGTATGATACAGCTTGAATCAGAAGGGCTCGTTACCATAATCCCGTGCAAGGGCGTCATTGTGCGTTATCTAACTTTTGAAGAAATAATGGAGGTTCAGGAAATCGGGGCAGCTCTAGAGGGAATGGCCTACGAGCTTGCGTTTGGCACGGCACGCAAATATTGCATAGACAAGCTCACAGCTATTGTCAGCGACGTACAAACCCGCCTGGAGAAAGGCGATGTCTCTCTCTGCTATGAAAAAAACCAGGAATTTCATACCCTGATACTTGACAGATGCCCTAACAAACAGATAGTGACAACTTTGGTAAAGATGCGGGAGCGCCTTTATGATTTTCCAAGACATGACCTTGCTCCAGTTCTTAAATGGGAAAAAATATTCTGGCAGGAACATCTGAACCAAATTAAGATACTGAGAGAAGGTACGGCCAAGGAGTTTGGAGAGTATGACAGAAACGTTCATTGGGGAATAAAGGGCAAGGAAGGATACTGGGAAACTCTTTTCAATGTGCCTGCAGGAAGCGTCAATAAATATTTTCATGAAAGAAGCATAGATTCATAA